A DNA window from Pogona vitticeps strain Pit_001003342236 chromosome 2, PviZW2.1, whole genome shotgun sequence contains the following coding sequences:
- the LOC110080474 gene encoding aquaporin-7 isoform X1 has product MLKDQPKLLPVTGDLEDQSFKWTTKGDPILQDSGRSSISRMSSAKMLEKIVGLVTIRNGTIREGLAEALGTFLLMLLGLGSVAQVVLGRKNFGEYLSINLGFGFGVMLGVHAAGGISGAHMNASITFANCLIGRLPWYKLPAYVIGQFLGSFLASSTVFLLYYEALMDYTGGNLTVTGPTATAGIFATYPAPYMSLWGGFVNEFVATGILLIGVLAINDTKNAAALQGTGALITGLLVMAIGMSMGMNTGYAINPSRDLPPRIFTAIAGWGPEVFRAANCWWWVPVVAPTLGSLAGIFIYNILVDFHNRPRPKSESACECGECRKEDLEAGATAEAQL; this is encoded by the exons atgTTGAAAGACCAGCCAAAATTACTCCCAGTGACAGGAGATCTGGAGGACCAATCATTCAAATGGACAACAAAGGGGGACCCAATCCTTCAAGACTCAGG CAGGAGCTCAATTTCCAGAATGTCGTCAGCCAAGATGCTAGAAAAAATCGTCGGCTTGGTGACCATCCGGAACGGGACAATCCGAGAGGGCCTGGCCGAGGCTCTGGGGACCTTCCTGCTGATG CTTCTCGGCTTGGGCAGTGTGGCCCAGGTGGTCCTGGGGAGAAAGAACTTTGGGGAGTACCTAAGCATCAATCTGGGTTTCGGATTTGGCGTCATGCTGGGCGTCCACGCAGCTGGCGGGATCTCAG GGGCTCATATGAATGCATCCATCACCTTTGCCAACTGCCTCATAGGACGGCTGCCCTGGTACAAGCTTCCGGCGTACGTGATTGGCCAGTTCCTCGGATCTTTTCTGGCTTCTTCCACTGTTTTTCTTCTGTACTATG AAGCCCTGATGGATTACACCGGGGGAAACCTGACTGTGACTGGGCCTACGGCTACCGCCGGGATCTTTGCCACCTACCCGGCTCCGTACATGTCTTTGTGGGGCGGGTTTGTAAATGAG TTCGTTGCCACAGGTATCCTTTTGATCGGCGTCCTGGCTATCAACGACACAAAGAACGCAGCCGCCCTTCAGGGCACTGGTGCCTTGATCACTGGGCTTCTAGTCATGGCGATCGGCATGTCCATGGGCATGAACACTGGCTACGCCATCAACCCTTCCAGGGACCTGCCCCCGAGGATTTTCACGGCCATTGCTGGATGGGGGCCAGAGGTCTTCAG agcTGCGAATTGCTGGTGGTGGGTCCCTGTGGTTGCCCCAACCCTGGGGAGTTTGGCTGGAATCTTCATTTACAACATCCTCGTTGACTTTCACAATCGGCCTCGGCCCAAATCGGAATCGGCCTGCGAATGCGGCGAATGCAGGAAGGAAGACTTGGAGGCGGGAGCGACGGCTGAGGCCCAGCTGTGA
- the TPGS2 gene encoding tubulin polyglutamylase complex subunit 2 isoform X3, whose amino-acid sequence MGTSLSSEKNACVLPEDLKSFYLMTDGFHMTWSVKVDDHPVPLGSMTINSISRLNRLGSSSVYTLPNAPTLADLEDTDEEGGDSDQPEKPHLDSRSLIFELDPCGGNGRVCLVYKNTKPVVAPDSEIWFLDQALYWHFLTKSFTAYYRLLITNLGLPQWQYAFTSYGISPQAKQWFNMYKPITVNTEQLSEEADSFVNKLDPNKVFRTKNKTPVLKKKLPAQPTPSQKGQTGAAPRNPPQAGSSSRRREPQP is encoded by the exons atgggcacaagcctcAGTTCGGAG AAGAATGCCTGCGTCCTGCCGGAGGATTTGAAGAGTTTCTACCTGATGACGGACGGCTTCCACATGACCTGGAGCGTCAAGGTCGACG ACCATCCCGTGCCCCTGGGCTCCATGACTATCAACAGCATCTCCAGACTGAACCGTCTTGGGTCCTCCTCTGTGTACACCTTGCCCAACGCTCCCACCCTTGCCGATTTGGAGGACACGGATGAGGAAGGAG GCGACAGCGACCAGCCGGAGAAGCCTCACTTGGACTCTCGTAGCCTGATATTTGAGCTGGACCCCTGTGGAGGGAATGGAAGAGTCTGCCTTGTGTACAAGAATACCAAGCCAG TTGTCGCCCCGGATTCCGAGATCTGGTTTCTGGATCAGGCGCTGTACTGGCACTTCCTCACCAAAAGCTTCACCGCTTACTACCGGCTCCTGATCACGAACCTCGGGCTCCCCCAGTGGCAGTACGCCTTCACCAGCTACGGCATCAGTCCCCAGGCCAAG CAATGGTTCAACATGTACAAACCCATCACCGTCAACACGGAACAGCTCTCCGAGGAAGCCGATTCATTCGTGAACAAGCTGGACCCCAACAAAGTGTTTCGAACCAAAAACAAGACTCCGGTCCTGAAGAAGAAGCTGCCGGCCCAGCCGACCCCCTCCCAGAAGGGGCAAACGGGGGCGGCCCCGAGGAACCCACCGCAGGCTGGAAGCTCATCAAGGAGACGTGAACCTCAGCCCTGA
- the LOC110080474 gene encoding aquaporin-7 isoform X2 — translation MLKDQPKLLPVTGDLEDQSFKWTTKGDPILQDSGSSISRMSSAKMLEKIVGLVTIRNGTIREGLAEALGTFLLMLLGLGSVAQVVLGRKNFGEYLSINLGFGFGVMLGVHAAGGISGAHMNASITFANCLIGRLPWYKLPAYVIGQFLGSFLASSTVFLLYYEALMDYTGGNLTVTGPTATAGIFATYPAPYMSLWGGFVNEFVATGILLIGVLAINDTKNAAALQGTGALITGLLVMAIGMSMGMNTGYAINPSRDLPPRIFTAIAGWGPEVFRAANCWWWVPVVAPTLGSLAGIFIYNILVDFHNRPRPKSESACECGECRKEDLEAGATAEAQL, via the exons atgTTGAAAGACCAGCCAAAATTACTCCCAGTGACAGGAGATCTGGAGGACCAATCATTCAAATGGACAACAAAGGGGGACCCAATCCTTCAAGACTCAGG GAGCTCAATTTCCAGAATGTCGTCAGCCAAGATGCTAGAAAAAATCGTCGGCTTGGTGACCATCCGGAACGGGACAATCCGAGAGGGCCTGGCCGAGGCTCTGGGGACCTTCCTGCTGATG CTTCTCGGCTTGGGCAGTGTGGCCCAGGTGGTCCTGGGGAGAAAGAACTTTGGGGAGTACCTAAGCATCAATCTGGGTTTCGGATTTGGCGTCATGCTGGGCGTCCACGCAGCTGGCGGGATCTCAG GGGCTCATATGAATGCATCCATCACCTTTGCCAACTGCCTCATAGGACGGCTGCCCTGGTACAAGCTTCCGGCGTACGTGATTGGCCAGTTCCTCGGATCTTTTCTGGCTTCTTCCACTGTTTTTCTTCTGTACTATG AAGCCCTGATGGATTACACCGGGGGAAACCTGACTGTGACTGGGCCTACGGCTACCGCCGGGATCTTTGCCACCTACCCGGCTCCGTACATGTCTTTGTGGGGCGGGTTTGTAAATGAG TTCGTTGCCACAGGTATCCTTTTGATCGGCGTCCTGGCTATCAACGACACAAAGAACGCAGCCGCCCTTCAGGGCACTGGTGCCTTGATCACTGGGCTTCTAGTCATGGCGATCGGCATGTCCATGGGCATGAACACTGGCTACGCCATCAACCCTTCCAGGGACCTGCCCCCGAGGATTTTCACGGCCATTGCTGGATGGGGGCCAGAGGTCTTCAG agcTGCGAATTGCTGGTGGTGGGTCCCTGTGGTTGCCCCAACCCTGGGGAGTTTGGCTGGAATCTTCATTTACAACATCCTCGTTGACTTTCACAATCGGCCTCGGCCCAAATCGGAATCGGCCTGCGAATGCGGCGAATGCAGGAAGGAAGACTTGGAGGCGGGAGCGACGGCTGAGGCCCAGCTGTGA
- the LOC110080474 gene encoding aquaporin-7 isoform X3 codes for MSSAKMLEKIVGLVTIRNGTIREGLAEALGTFLLMLLGLGSVAQVVLGRKNFGEYLSINLGFGFGVMLGVHAAGGISGAHMNASITFANCLIGRLPWYKLPAYVIGQFLGSFLASSTVFLLYYEALMDYTGGNLTVTGPTATAGIFATYPAPYMSLWGGFVNEFVATGILLIGVLAINDTKNAAALQGTGALITGLLVMAIGMSMGMNTGYAINPSRDLPPRIFTAIAGWGPEVFRAANCWWWVPVVAPTLGSLAGIFIYNILVDFHNRPRPKSESACECGECRKEDLEAGATAEAQL; via the exons ATGTCGTCAGCCAAGATGCTAGAAAAAATCGTCGGCTTGGTGACCATCCGGAACGGGACAATCCGAGAGGGCCTGGCCGAGGCTCTGGGGACCTTCCTGCTGATG CTTCTCGGCTTGGGCAGTGTGGCCCAGGTGGTCCTGGGGAGAAAGAACTTTGGGGAGTACCTAAGCATCAATCTGGGTTTCGGATTTGGCGTCATGCTGGGCGTCCACGCAGCTGGCGGGATCTCAG GGGCTCATATGAATGCATCCATCACCTTTGCCAACTGCCTCATAGGACGGCTGCCCTGGTACAAGCTTCCGGCGTACGTGATTGGCCAGTTCCTCGGATCTTTTCTGGCTTCTTCCACTGTTTTTCTTCTGTACTATG AAGCCCTGATGGATTACACCGGGGGAAACCTGACTGTGACTGGGCCTACGGCTACCGCCGGGATCTTTGCCACCTACCCGGCTCCGTACATGTCTTTGTGGGGCGGGTTTGTAAATGAG TTCGTTGCCACAGGTATCCTTTTGATCGGCGTCCTGGCTATCAACGACACAAAGAACGCAGCCGCCCTTCAGGGCACTGGTGCCTTGATCACTGGGCTTCTAGTCATGGCGATCGGCATGTCCATGGGCATGAACACTGGCTACGCCATCAACCCTTCCAGGGACCTGCCCCCGAGGATTTTCACGGCCATTGCTGGATGGGGGCCAGAGGTCTTCAG agcTGCGAATTGCTGGTGGTGGGTCCCTGTGGTTGCCCCAACCCTGGGGAGTTTGGCTGGAATCTTCATTTACAACATCCTCGTTGACTTTCACAATCGGCCTCGGCCCAAATCGGAATCGGCCTGCGAATGCGGCGAATGCAGGAAGGAAGACTTGGAGGCGGGAGCGACGGCTGAGGCCCAGCTGTGA
- the TPGS2 gene encoding tubulin polyglutamylase complex subunit 2 isoform X2 has product MFVEKEPAERHAIVSWEQKNACVLPEDLKSFYLMTDGFHMTWSVKVDDHPVPLGSMTINSISRLNRLGSSSVYTLPNAPTLADLEDTDEEGGDSDQPEKPHLDSRSLIFELDPCGGNGRVCLVYKNTKPVVAPDSEIWFLDQALYWHFLTKSFTAYYRLLITNLGLPQWQYAFTSYGISPQAKQWFNMYKPITVNTEQLSEEADSFVNKLDPNKVFRTKNKTPVLKKKLPAQPTPSQKGQTGAAPRNPPQAGSSSRRREPQP; this is encoded by the exons AAGAATGCCTGCGTCCTGCCGGAGGATTTGAAGAGTTTCTACCTGATGACGGACGGCTTCCACATGACCTGGAGCGTCAAGGTCGACG ACCATCCCGTGCCCCTGGGCTCCATGACTATCAACAGCATCTCCAGACTGAACCGTCTTGGGTCCTCCTCTGTGTACACCTTGCCCAACGCTCCCACCCTTGCCGATTTGGAGGACACGGATGAGGAAGGAG GCGACAGCGACCAGCCGGAGAAGCCTCACTTGGACTCTCGTAGCCTGATATTTGAGCTGGACCCCTGTGGAGGGAATGGAAGAGTCTGCCTTGTGTACAAGAATACCAAGCCAG TTGTCGCCCCGGATTCCGAGATCTGGTTTCTGGATCAGGCGCTGTACTGGCACTTCCTCACCAAAAGCTTCACCGCTTACTACCGGCTCCTGATCACGAACCTCGGGCTCCCCCAGTGGCAGTACGCCTTCACCAGCTACGGCATCAGTCCCCAGGCCAAG CAATGGTTCAACATGTACAAACCCATCACCGTCAACACGGAACAGCTCTCCGAGGAAGCCGATTCATTCGTGAACAAGCTGGACCCCAACAAAGTGTTTCGAACCAAAAACAAGACTCCGGTCCTGAAGAAGAAGCTGCCGGCCCAGCCGACCCCCTCCCAGAAGGGGCAAACGGGGGCGGCCCCGAGGAACCCACCGCAGGCTGGAAGCTCATCAAGGAGACGTGAACCTCAGCCCTGA